A genomic window from Gloeocapsopsis sp. IPPAS B-1203 includes:
- a CDS encoding SulP family inorganic anion transporter, producing the protein MTRANLLKITNWRGDLTGGLTAAIVALPLALAFAVASGVEPKAGLYTAIVAGIVAAVFGGSPVQITGPTGAMAVILIGIVAKYGIEKVWLAGVMAGIIQVALGVAKLGRLVKFIPYPVTAGFTNGIAIIIFCGQLNNFFGLHLSRSEHFLPGLWATLTHLEGVNWAAVGLTLMVITTKLLWTQITTGIPGSLVGLVLATAIAAWFDLDVPTIGSIPQSLPIPQTIPHWNNFQLIQELMSPALALAALGSIESLLSAVVADGMTVSEKHNSDRELIGQGLANIVVPFFGGIPATGAIARTAVNVRAGGKTRLSGVIHGIALAIIVLVLAPLAAQVPLAALAGILMVTSVRMIEWEAIGLLMRATYSDFAVMILTWLVTVCFDLVLAVEVGLIAAGALFIKRMSDLSLGKVSEIEAFPPGIPLELSKQVAVYRVDGPLFFGAAERFVTFLRDEPEVKYLILRLRFVPNMDTTGLVALEDIYYDLKRRNCRLLLSGLQPQVKQMLERSGLLDKIGKENCFETTDAAICALSPELGCHQELVSVREN; encoded by the coding sequence ATGACACGAGCAAACCTTCTGAAGATTACTAATTGGCGTGGTGACTTGACTGGAGGGCTGACAGCAGCAATTGTGGCGCTTCCTTTAGCATTAGCATTTGCCGTAGCGAGTGGCGTAGAACCGAAAGCCGGACTTTACACAGCAATTGTGGCGGGGATTGTAGCAGCAGTATTTGGTGGTTCTCCTGTACAGATTACAGGTCCTACAGGAGCAATGGCAGTTATCTTGATTGGGATTGTTGCCAAGTACGGAATTGAAAAAGTGTGGCTTGCTGGGGTAATGGCAGGAATCATTCAAGTTGCCCTAGGAGTTGCCAAGCTTGGTAGGCTGGTCAAATTTATTCCTTATCCAGTTACTGCCGGTTTTACGAATGGCATTGCCATCATCATTTTTTGCGGACAATTGAATAATTTTTTCGGTTTACATTTATCGCGCAGCGAACACTTTTTGCCAGGATTATGGGCAACACTAACGCATCTAGAGGGTGTCAATTGGGCAGCAGTAGGGTTAACCCTGATGGTAATTACTACCAAACTGCTTTGGACGCAGATTACTACTGGCATCCCAGGCTCATTAGTTGGTTTAGTCTTAGCAACAGCGATCGCTGCTTGGTTTGATCTCGATGTCCCCACCATTGGTTCAATTCCGCAATCATTGCCAATACCGCAGACAATTCCTCATTGGAATAACTTTCAGCTTATTCAAGAACTGATGAGTCCAGCATTAGCACTAGCAGCTTTGGGCAGTATTGAATCGTTACTGTCGGCAGTAGTAGCAGATGGCATGACTGTCAGCGAGAAGCACAATAGCGATCGCGAACTTATAGGTCAAGGTTTAGCAAATATCGTCGTGCCTTTCTTCGGTGGTATTCCAGCAACAGGAGCGATCGCCCGTACAGCAGTTAATGTCCGCGCTGGCGGCAAAACGCGGCTTTCTGGTGTCATTCACGGCATTGCATTGGCAATCATTGTTTTAGTATTAGCTCCCTTAGCAGCACAGGTTCCTTTAGCAGCCTTGGCAGGTATTCTCATGGTTACAAGTGTGCGGATGATTGAGTGGGAAGCGATCGGGTTGTTGATGCGAGCAACATACTCTGACTTTGCTGTCATGATTCTTACGTGGCTAGTGACTGTTTGTTTTGACTTAGTATTAGCAGTAGAAGTCGGCTTGATTGCCGCAGGAGCATTGTTTATTAAACGAATGAGTGACCTTAGTTTAGGTAAAGTATCTGAAATAGAAGCCTTTCCGCCTGGTATACCCTTGGAGCTAAGTAAACAAGTTGCTGTTTACCGAGTTGATGGTCCCTTATTCTTTGGGGCTGCTGAGCGCTTTGTGACTTTTTTGCGCGACGAACCAGAAGTAAAATACTTGATTTTACGGTTGCGATTTGTGCCTAATATGGACACTACTGGACTTGTTGCATTAGAAGACATTTACTATGACTTAAAACGACGCAACTGTCGTTTGCTACTAAGTGGTTTGCAACCCCAGGTAAAGCAAATGCTAGAACGTAGTGGCTTACTCGACAAAATAGGTAAAGAAAATTGCTTTGAAACTACTGATGCTGCAATTTGTGCGCTGTCTCCTGAACTTGGATGCCATCAAGAGTTAGTATCTGTTCGTGAGAACTAA